One genomic window of Gossypium hirsutum isolate 1008001.06 chromosome D11, Gossypium_hirsutum_v2.1, whole genome shotgun sequence includes the following:
- the LOC107911597 gene encoding uncharacterized protein, giving the protein MGVMRSAFSLMAGTLFGVYLAQNYNVPNIGKLLNSGLVIAQHIEENYRKPSATTNSNDDAVDVSK; this is encoded by the coding sequence ATGGGTGTAATGAGGAGTGCCTTTTCTCTCATGGCTGGAACTCTTTTTGGGGTTTATCTGGCTCAGAACTATAACGTTCCCAACATCGGAAAGCTCCTCAACTCCGGCCTTGTTATAGCACAACACATTGAAGAAAACTACCGTAAACCCTCCGCTACCACCAACTCCAACGACGACGCTGTCGACGTTTCCAAATAA
- the LOC107910832 gene encoding flavin-containing monooxygenase FMO GS-OX-like 3, with protein sequence MGFTDYPFVKKGGGDPRSFPGHEEVLRFLEDFARDFGLMELIRFGHEVIRVERVDETSHKWIVEFRTRETEPRWEEVFEAVVICNVDSSSAHRRFSKCPIHNILKQIASVAKQVHQAIRGPSFQLKRLENHDNVLQHSMIECTHKDGKVLFQNGSIVSADVILHCPGYLLGDII encoded by the exons ATGGGCTTCACGGATTATCCATTTGTGAAGAAAGGAGGTGGGGATCCGAGGTCTTTTCCGGGTCATGAAGAGGTGCTCAGGTTTCTTGAGGATTTTGCTAGGGACTTTGGGTTGATGGAGTTGATTCGATTTGGGCATGAAGTGATTCGGGTGGAGCGAGTTGATGAGACGAGTCACAAGTGGATCGTTGAGTTTAGGACTCGAGAGACCGAGCCAAGATGGGAGGAGGTGTTTGAGGCTGTAGTTATTTGTAATG TTGACAGTAGTAGTGCTCATCGGAGATTCAGCAAGTGCCCAATCCATAACATTCTAAAACAGATCGCTTCTGTTGCGAAACAAGTTCATCAGGCTATTAGAGGACCTAGTTTCCAGTTAAAAAGACTGGAAAATCATGATAACGTTTTGCAACATTCAATg ATTGAATGTACACATAAAGATGGTAAGGTGTTATTTCAAAATGGATCAATTGTCAGCGCAGATGTTATTCTTCATTGCCCTGGGTATTTATTAGGagatataatttaa
- the LOC107911596 gene encoding flavin-containing monooxygenase FMO GS-OX-like 3, translating into MLLFPWINKHFNSGADLKESKSRYPNGETQLLNRSGKPSIVIVLKMRQSYKVAVVGGGFAGLVTARELKREGLLVTVFEKADHVGGIWLYNSGVETDLLGLDPNREIVHSSLYRSLRVNLPRQIMGFTDYPFMKKEGGDPRTFPGHEEVLKFLEDFVRDFRLMELIRFGHEVVRVELTDEARHKWVVESRTRETESRWESKEELFEAVVICNGKHTEPKIAEFPGRDAWPGLQMHSHSYRTPEQFENKIVVLIGNGSSAKDILKEISPLASQVHQAIRGPDSQLKRLENHDNAWQHSMIECARKDGKVVFQDGSIVDADVIIHCTGYKFHFPFLRSNGTVTVDDNRVGPLYKHVFPPSLAPWLSFVALPYKAVPSIVMESQAKWVAKVLSGKVKLPTQAEMADSVEELYRLMEKSGRPKHLTHTLQQDKFEYENWLATQLNIRPPERWKEIMFFSMEKIKSYYGDKYRDAWDVDKWIQEVDCSN; encoded by the exons ATGCTACTATTTCCTTGGATAAACAAACATTTTAATTCTGGAGCTGACCTAAAAGAATCGAAATCTCGCTACCCAAACGGTGAAACCCAGCTTCTTAATAGAAGCGGTAAGCCGTCGATCGTTATTGTTCTTAAAATGAGACAATCTTATAAAGTAGCGGTCGTCGGTGGTGGCTTTGCAGGCCTAGTCACGGCCAGGGAGCTTAAAAGAGAAGGTCTCCTAGTCACCGTATTTGAAAAGGCCGACCATGTTGGTGGCATATGGCTCTATAATTCAGGAGTGGAGACCGACCTATTAGGCCTTGATCCGAATCGGGAAATAGTTCATAGTAGCCTTTACAGATCCCTTAGAGTTAACCTTCCTAGGCAGATTATGGGTTTCACGGATTATCCATTTATGAAGAAAGAAGGTGGGGATCCGAGGACTTTTCCGGGTCATGAAGAGGTACTCAAGTTTCTTGAGGATTTTGTCCGGGACTTTAGGTTGATGGAGTTGATTCGATTTGGGCATGAAGTGGTTCGGGTAGAGCTAACTGATGAGGCGCGTCACAAGTGGGTTGTTGAGTCTAGGACTCGAGAGACTGAATCGAGATGGGAATCGAAAGAGGAGCTGTTTGAGGCAGTGGTTATTTGCAATGGTAAACACACGGAGCCAAAAATTGCAGAATTTCCAG GCAGGGATGCTTGGCCAGGATTGCAAATGCATAGCCATAGCTACCGGACTCCTGAACAGTTTGAAAATAAG ATAGTGGTGCTTATAGGGAATGGATCAAGTGCCAAGGACATCTTGAAAGAGATCTCCCCTCTTGCGAGTCAAGTTCATCAGGCTATTAGAGGACCTGATTCCCAATTGAAAAGGCTGGAAAATCATGATAACGCTTGGCAACATTCtatg ATTGAATGTGCTCGTAAAGATGGTAAGGTGGTATTTCAAGATGGATCAATCGTTGATGCAGATGTCATTATTCATTGCACCGG GTACAAATTCCATTTCCCATTTCTTAGGTCCAATGGGACAGTTACTGTGGACGACAACCGTGTTGGACCTCTATATAAACATGTATTTCCACCAAGCTTAGCCCCTTGGCTTTCTTTTGTGGCACTACCTTACAAG GCAGTGCCCTCTATAGTGATGGAATCACaagcaaaatgggtggcaaaagtTCTGTCTGGCAAGGTAAAGCTGCCAACCCAAGCCGAGATGGCAGATTCTGTTGAAGAGCTTTACCGTCTGATGGAGAAGAGTGGGCGACCCAAGCATCTTACTCATACGCTTCAGCAGGACAAG TTCGAATATGAAAATTGGCTCGCCACTCAGTTGAACATAAGGCCCCCGGAAAGGTGGAAGGAAATAATGTTTTTCTCCATGgagaaaataaaatcatattatggtGATAAGTATCGGGATGCATGGGATGTTGACAAATGGATACAAGAAGTAGATTGTTCCAATTAA